The DNA region TGGAAAAGTTGTGTTGAGACAGGATGGGTTCTACTTAATTAGATAAACAACCTCATGTTggccctcttcttcctcttgacCAGAACTGCCATTACAGCAATGACCACCACGCCCACACAGAGCCCTGCAGCGCCATAGATGATGGGACCCTGCATGGTCTTCAGGAAATGGTCCTGGCAGGAATCACCGATATAGCCCAGGGAACAAACACATGTGGTGTCTCCAGCGTTTTTCACACAGCGCCCATTGCTACTGCAGTGTCTCTGGCTGCACTGCTGGGCATCCAGGTTCATGAGCTGGCTGCTGACATTCATGGTGGTGTACAGGTCAATGGTTTCAGACAGAGATGGgtaagggggaggaggggagctGTGAGGCTGGATGGGAGCAGAGGTTTTGACTCCAGACATCAGCATTAGATTAACACCTAAAGAGACCACAGTTCATCCTTTCAGCAAGCAAGCCAGGCTGTTGTTCTTAATGTACCAATCTACTTCACTTTGATCAATTTGCCTCATTGCTTGTTAAAAAGCAAACTACTCACAGTTCTCATCTGAATGGTCGGAGCAGTCCACATGCCTGTTACAGAACTTCTCAACAGGAAGGCATGAGAGTCGATCCAGACATGGCTTGCTGCCGGCTGGGCAGTGCTGCTCCAGACTGCAGTGGGTGTCATTCACAGGAACGTGATCATGGCCACACTTGCATGTCCGGCCTTCTGAGGTGGCGAGGCATAAATGCTGGCAGTTGCCGTTGTTCTCTGTGCACTTGTTAGAACCTGTTGAAGCAAGAGGACCGTCGGTCAGCTGGTGTTTAACTTATGCTTCAGCTTGCATTTGGAGCCATAGGAAAGGGTATATGCATGCTATATTAACACCAACAAGAAGTGATCACTTCATGACCCAGGTACCCTGATGTGTGGTTCTTACCGGACTGACTTGACTTGCTGAAGGCCTTCATGCTGACCACTTGTGTGCCAACTTCAAACCACAActtgctctgctgctgctcgtctcgATACCAGAGCCTGGTCTTATCTGAGAGGAAAAGCCATGGGAAAATACAAAAGGCAATGGAAAAAGGTCATACATTTCAAAGGATGCTTTCCGTTTGTGTGCGTTGCAACAATTTCCTATTGAGGCAACTTCTTGTATGGCTTGAATTACTGATGCGCCATGCAGAAAAATTATTCATGGACAACTTGTTGACCACCCATTAGATACCTTTTCTTAGTAGATACATTACCATTGATAGTCATCCAGAGCAGCGTATCATCACTCAGAGCCACAGCAGCCAGGCCATTACCAACCTTCACCTCTATGTATTCAGATCCATCAAGCTGGACAGAGCCAATGCTTCCTAAAGCTGGGACAAAATCCATGATATGTTACTGCTTTTCTACACAGAAAAGCACAGCTTCATGCCAAAGCACTTTAGACTTTCAGTGCATGAAATCACATCTCAACTAGAGGGCATCTTGTGAGGagactattaaaaaaaaaaagtgtataaaAAGCTTACCAGAGTCAGCCCAGTAAATAGCATCCCCATTACTGGAGAAGACCAAGGATGTGGGCTGGACAGCATCCTTCCACACCACCTTCTGCTCAGCACCGTCCATGTTTGCACACTCTACAGTAGCCGGAGCACCTGCACCCTGCAAACCCAGGTTGGTGAAACAAACTCTCCCAGTCGGAGGATGGAGAACGATGGATCCGATTCTTTCAATGCCCTTCTCGATGACAACAGCAGTGTGTGCTCCCATGATGGACGTGACTTGCAGACGGGGCTGTTTATTGCTGCTCCAGTAGATGTTAAGCGTCACCCAGTCCAGGGCCATAGCAGTGATGGTGTTACCCAGGAGTTTGAGGAGCTGGCCCTGGGACACCAAAACCGAGTCCTTCAGTTTGAAGGCGCTGAGTGAATTTGTGCCATCATCGGTCAAGAATAGGGTGAGGTCACGGGGGTTGTAGTCCATGATGACGGCTTCATTGACACTGGGCAGCTGCAGGGCCAGATGTTCTGGCCAGCCCTTCAgctctcctgctgtgtgtcGGGACTGCAGGTAAATCTGAAAACATATGGAATAAAGACATTTatgcaaaagaaaaatgcaCATTATAAATCCAAAATGTGTCCATTTGGCTGATGTCACACTAGAATAGATGATCACTTTcagcaatataaacatttatGCAGCtgtgggatgtaacaaagtacatttacgtCATAAATATGTCATGCATTTGTACTTTTGACCAATCAATTTTAGTTGGAGATTACACAccaataaaaagtcaaaacatTAAATCCAGTTATCCCCAACTCCATGCACACAGGTCCACAAATGACTACACAACTTGTGGGTTTTAGATCCTtgtctttaaatattaaaaaaggtgCTGGGAAATAGATTCGTTCCCATGCAGAACAAACAGCCATTTCCACCATTTTAAGTCTTTGTAAGTCTGCTTTTAGCTTCACATTTACTGCAAAGATGAGTGGTATTGATTCCTTAAATTTTCAAACTCTCAGCAACAACATCCAATATACAACTTTATTCTGCCAAAGCAGATAATACTTTGTGTAAATATGCATTACAGGTAACCTGAGTGACAGTGGATGGAGACAGCATCAGCAGGAACGCAGAGTTGACCAGACGGGAACAGGTCAGCCTATCCTCCGCCAGTACCAGACCAGAGGGACACTTGCACACAGCTTTGGGGCCccgggcaaacacacacatgtgggaACAGGCCATCTTCTCACAGGGGCTCTGGTTTCCCATCTGGAGCCATGGGTGGATAACCTGCAAGAAGGgaacaaatgtgtatttgtgccGATTAAAAACACTTGATGCAGAGCGACTGCAGGATTTTAAAAGTTTCTCTAAACTGTGCAAACATAGGTTAAACTCTGTGTTAATGGAAAACTGCTCACAGCTGTGAGCATTTACATGATCCAAATTTAGTATCCAACTACTATACAATACCAGCCCTAAAAACCCACAATTCTAAACATTTCATTCACCTTCACGCCAAAAGGCTGTCTTCGTCTTTTCAGGAGAACCTGATGGTATTTGCCAGAGATTTTATGAGCAGCCTGGAGGACTCGCTTTTTGGCATCAGACCAGTAGAGCATATCATTGAACACTGCCAGTGAGAATGGGCTGGCGGTCTCCTTCATCTGCAAGATCTGAAAAGGGATATTTTTACACGGCacattttactgttattttgGAGTTTGACAGTTTAAGCGAGGAAAGTTCTGCTACAAGATTTGTTGGATGCATATAAAACTAtgcaaaaaaaaggataaaaaattGGCTAAAACATAGAAAACTGATAAAATTACAGCATCACTCGCAGAATCGTTTACCCGGATATCATCTCCATCAAACGTTGCAGATCCAATTGCTCCAAGTCTCTCATCCGTCCAATAGACTCTGTCAGAGCTGGTGTCCACAGCCACACCACCAGGCCAGCCAAGACTAGAGTTCACCACTGCCACCCTCTCGGAGCCATCCATCCCGGCCCGCTCGATCTTCACTATAGTACCGATCTCTGTCCAGAACATCAGTCTGGAGGAAAAATTATAGTCTTTGAATACTGATCCTAAGgttttttatattaacatcGCAAAGTAATGCCAATTGAAATCAATTCGTACAGACCCTTTTTGTGGCAGCAGGGCCAGAGAGCGGGGCTGATCCAGGTCTTCATCCAGGATGACAGTCTGGTCCTGGGATTTTGCAGTGTCTGTGGCCAGTCTGATGGCAACAATTTTACTGTTCACCCCGTCAATCCAGTACAAGTTCCTGCCGAGCCAGTCCACAGCTACAGAATCAGCTCGCACGCCTGCATAAACGAATGGGTCTTATGTCTTAAAGACTTCTACCTGTGTGCCCTCTCCTTGATGCAGTTACCTGCAATATTCTACCACACTTGTATTGCCCCAACCTTTAATCAGCGTCCCGGTGTTTTTCTGGTCCATCGAGGACCATTTGATGCTCCCAGTGTCCAGACTGACCCAGAAGACCCTCTGCTCCCTCCAGTCGTAATCCACAGACAGGATGGCTTTCTTGGCAGTGGAGGACAACATATCCATGCTGCCACTGCGCAGTCCAAACACAATCAGGTCTGTCTGGACTGACAACAACAAGTAGGGTTCACCTGAGGATCGAGAAGAGATTATAGTTGGGTAGGGTAGACTATTCTAAACAAATGAGTTTTTGGTTGGGGTTTGAGTTGTCCAATACAGTTCAGCAGGCAGAGATGAGGCAGAAAAGAGTTGTGGTGCGGAGCAGCTGAAGGTTAAAATGTAGGGACGGAAAGAAGAGTGTCTGAGGAAGAGCGCAGGGCATGGGAAGGGGTGAAGGGTTGAAGATGGGTATGAGGGGCAGCCAGGTTATAGAGGCCTTTAAAGGTGAAGTTTATTTGTTGGACCAGAAGCTAATGAAGCTGGATGAAGAGTGGTGCCATGCAGTCTGTGGATTTGGTTCAGGTGAGTCAATTAAAGTCAGGATAATGTCAGTTGttgcatttatttaaagtgacaacacacatttaaataaaaacatttcacagaaaTGTTAGAAGTGTGTAGATAAAAGGGAACTGTGCTTACACACTGgaacatttcatatttttggaGATGCATATCTCCAAGATTAATCTTAGTCTTAGAGGGGCTGGTAGGAGATTGTGTTGAGCCATGCTAGCCATTTCCCCTCTGCTTACAATCTTTATGCTAAGCCAATGGTCTCCAGGCTGTTTCTTCATATTTAAACCTACATATGTAGCATCAATTTTCTCATCCAACACCTGgtatgaaaatgaatttgatcaATGTCAGATTATTTCTTTCAGCTGCaatttttcttcttcacattGAGGTTATAATTCAGTCTACTGCAAGTTCTGAAAGGATTTTACCTGTGATCTTGCAGTGGAGTCCATCTGCCTCTATTATGGAGCCTGGGTGACAGTCACAGCTGTAGGAGCCAGGAGTGTTGATGCACAGCTGACTGCACACACCTGAGCTCAGGCCTTCACACTCATCAACATCAGCGCACGTCATCCCATCGTCCATGAGCCTGTATCCTGCTGAACAGCCACAACGCTACACAGAAGGTGAGACGTTTTGGGAGTAAACTTTACTGCGTACTAGTTttgtaaaataagaaatataagAATCTTAATATTGTTGTTAAAGTCACAGTGTCTTTTATTTACCTTTCCCCTCAGACAGGCTGTGGTTGCGTGAAGTTGACTAATTCAAATCTGAATGTTAATActcagggctggactgggagaacaaaacggcccgggcattttttggctcagaccggcccacataattagccgagcacatctgccattaaattgacgtaacttatgtcttctaaatgtcttaaagtagctcatattaaaagtacttaagtatcaaaagtatctggtgttgaaatgtacttaagtatcaaaagtacaagaactaaaattaaaaatgcaaagtgctttttatagtaggtctatgcagacacaaaacaacccaaaatatttctcctcaagatttatctcaactgactgaaaaattacaacaacaatatgcatataatgtataattttaccaattttgaaccctagatgctgaggttcaaatagtaatggaccagtgcatctgaacttccaattaactataaacaagtgcctcttgtgtctgcccaagaacattaataaaccacagtataaccactatactctaggcacacaaaataagacactatctcttatcctattctagaggaagtaaaagtcgtaacaagatttctgaaggtgaacctgcggagggatagaccaacctctcgcgctgcacccccccccccccccccaacggcaaacacgccaccggacctgcacatctcaggagggagggggcagcgagtgagagagagagagagagagaaagagagagagagagagagagagagagagagagaggtgcgccgtgggtagaggcgtgcgacgccaacctccgctgctcaagtaacgagccagttttgagaatgtattgaaaattgaaaatgcgcgctcacatgtctgcctccactcgctcatcattggcgcacctgctgctgctgggctggtgaacccggcaccacataggtccgtcagtttggcacatttagcagcctccacctccagagacttcagctttttttcccgatgcttctcagcgccacccgggcgtttttttactcttattatccattaagttaagtttctgtctcagcagcag from Limanda limanda chromosome 5, fLimLim1.1, whole genome shotgun sequence includes:
- the lrp13 gene encoding very low-density lipoprotein receptor; translated protein: MAVFLYLCALLLLFTRSLQSEPVVSAGSIHLKCNLGSKLCKDGSECILHSTVCDGEPDCRDGSDEDDCPTECNRDQFRCAHGKKCLEKDQVCDGVPQCQDRSDELNCMKRMDGCVHHCDNKNRCLPANFLCDGERDCLDGTDEENCEDLEEEEYKREGRTRVTSKPHLPVATSTIKCSLSARPCKDNAECVLYNHVCDGEADCSDGSDEEECVSTCETNQFQCAHGQKCIAQSQVCDGVPQCQDRSDELDCTLHMDGCAHQCDDKTRCIPNTFLCDGERDCLDGSDEANCAEEGCSATELKCTSGQCVSATMRCDGQPDCWDRSDEEACANALVCTTKHSCPVSKECLVQEWICDGYQDCKDGTDEKDCPVAPLTCGEFQWSCKSKTMCVPMAWRCDGMKDCDDGSDETKCVVVPCLPHQFHCGSRECLELSLVCNSMTNCADGSDEGGSCQINCAEKDKRRCSQTCYSTPQGTRCGCSAGYRLMDDGMTCADVDECEGLSSGVCSQLCINTPGSYSCDCHPGSIIEADGLHCKITGEPYLLLSVQTDLIVFGLRSGSMDMLSSTAKKAILSVDYDWREQRVFWVSLDTGSIKWSSMDQKNTGTLIKGVRADSVAVDWLGRNLYWIDGVNSKIVAIRLATDTAKSQDQTVILDEDLDQPRSLALLPQKGLMFWTEIGTIVKIERAGMDGSERVAVVNSSLGWPGGVAVDTSSDRVYWTDERLGAIGSATFDGDDIRILQMKETASPFSLAVFNDMLYWSDAKKRVLQAAHKISGKYHQVLLKRRRQPFGVKVIHPWLQMGNQSPCEKMACSHMCVFARGPKAVCKCPSGLVLAEDRLTCSRLVNSAFLLMLSPSTVTQIYLQSRHTAGELKGWPEHLALQLPSVNEAVIMDYNPRDLTLFLTDDGTNSLSAFKLKDSVLVSQGQLLKLLGNTITAMALDWVTLNIYWSSNKQPRLQVTSIMGAHTAVVIEKGIERIGSIVLHPPTGRVCFTNLGLQGAGAPATVECANMDGAEQKVVWKDAVQPTSLVFSSNGDAIYWADSALGSIGSVQLDGSEYIEVKVGNGLAAVALSDDTLLWMTINDKTRLWYRDEQQQSKLWFEVGTQVVSMKAFSKSSQSGSNKCTENNGNCQHLCLATSEGRTCKCGHDHVPVNDTHCSLEQHCPAGSKPCLDRLSCLPVEKFCNRHVDCSDHSDENCVNLMLMSGVKTSAPIQPHSSPPPPYPSLSETIDLYTTMNVSSQLMNLDAQQCSQRHCSSNGRCVKNAGDTTCVCSLGYIGDSCQDHFLKTMQGPIIYGAAGLCVGVVVIAVMAVLVKRKKRANMRGASSAAVKETSMTDLENKAETTPRTKSTVQEKPEEVAPSVG